Proteins from a single region of Pyrus communis chromosome 6, drPyrComm1.1, whole genome shotgun sequence:
- the LOC137737588 gene encoding uncharacterized protein isoform X1 encodes MPATDTDFDLRPSPQSAIPIGEFAFADVGNLEHCIKYLNQTLVTFGFPASLDLFANDPVSVARTCNCMYALVQQRQRDVEFRESTNEQRQRLVSDISRLEAKVERLEGQLQVKDREIATMTRTEAKATASFKAQIEKLQQERDEFQRMVIGNQQVRTQQMHEMKKKEKEYIKLQERLNQVLMEKKKESRSGMEIMNLLQKEGRQRGTWNGKKADNDFHKKIVDAYEAKNQELMAENSDLKALLRSMQVDMRDFINAPNGLSKQSRDVNERVETDHTLSPLGGRTDVFDLPFHMARDQIEENLRNKMASIKERMVQLQDAQKEAEVTSEVTERELELEAQLVEARSIIQEQASIMSKQLAKSERPRNLNGSHFNSGGESNISSPAEGVRN; translated from the exons ATGCCGGCGACGGACACAGACTTCGATCTCAGA CCGTCACCTCAGTCCGCCATTCCAATCGG AGAGTTCGCATTTGCCGATGTGGGGAATTTGGAGCATTGCATTAAGTATTTGAATCAGACACTTGTTACCTTCGGATTCCCGGCGTCACTTGATCTCTTCGCAAATGATCCG GTTTCTGTTGCTCGGACTTGCAATTGTATGTATGCTTTGGTTCAGCAGAGACAAAGGGATGTTGAATTTCGAGAGTCCACTAACGAACAGAGACAGCG GCTGGTGTCTGACATATCGAGATTAGAAGCTAAAGTTGAGAGGCTTGAGGGGCAGTTACAAGTGAAGGATAGGGAGATAGCAACAATGACACGAACG GAAGCTAAAGCTACAGCATCTTTTAAGGCCCAAATTGAGAAGCTACAGCAGGAGCGAGATGAGTTTCAGAGGATGGTCATTGGCAATCAG CAAGTTAGGACTCAACAAATGCATgagatgaagaaaaaagaaaaggagtaCATAAAGTTGCAG GAGAGGCTAAACCAAGTGTTGATGGAGAAAAAGAAGGAATCTAGATCAGGCATGGAGATAATGAATTTGCTTCAG AAAGAAGGGAGGCAGCGTGGAACATGGAATGGAAAGAAGGCTGAtaatgattttcacaaaaagaTT GTGGATGCTTATGAGGCAAAAAATCAAGAACTAATGGCAGAGAATTCCGATTTAAAGGCATTATTACGATCCATGCAG GTTGATATGCGCGATTTCATAAATGCTCCAAATGGGCTCTCCAAGCAGTCCCGGGATGTAAATGAACGAGTTGAAACTGACCACACTCTGTCTCCACTGGGTGGGAGGACG GATGTCTTTGACTTGCCTTTTCACATGGCTAGAGATCAAATAGAAGAAAATCTTCGAAATAAGATGGCTTCCATAAAG GAGCGCATGGTTCAATTGCAAGATGCACAAAAAGAAGCAGAGGTTACATCGGAAGTAACCGAGAGGGAGCTTGAGCTTGAAGCTCAACTTGTTGAGGCGAGGAGCATAATCCAAGAGCAG GCATCCATAATGTCTAAACAATTGGCTAAGTCCGAGAGGCCAAG GAATCTGAATGGCAGCCATTTTAATTCTGGCGGGGAATCTAATATTTCATCACCTGCTGAG GGGGTAAGAAACTAA
- the LOC137737588 gene encoding uncharacterized protein isoform X2 — translation MPATDTDFDLRPSPQSAIPIGEFAFADVGNLEHCIKYLNQTLVTFGFPASLDLFANDPVSVARTCNCMYALVQQRQRDVEFRESTNEQRQRLVSDISRLEAKVERLEGQLQVKDREIATMTRTEAKATASFKAQIEKLQQERDEFQRMVIGNQQVRTQQMHEMKKKEKEYIKLQERLNQVLMEKKKESRSGMEIMNLLQKEGRQRGTWNGKKADNDFHKKIVDAYEAKNQELMAENSDLKALLRSMQVDMRDFINAPNGLSKQSRDVNERVETDHTLSPLGGRTDVFDLPFHMARDQIEENLRNKMASIKERMVQLQDAQKEAEVTSEVTERELELEAQLVEARSIIQEQASIMSKQLAKSERPRG, via the exons ATGCCGGCGACGGACACAGACTTCGATCTCAGA CCGTCACCTCAGTCCGCCATTCCAATCGG AGAGTTCGCATTTGCCGATGTGGGGAATTTGGAGCATTGCATTAAGTATTTGAATCAGACACTTGTTACCTTCGGATTCCCGGCGTCACTTGATCTCTTCGCAAATGATCCG GTTTCTGTTGCTCGGACTTGCAATTGTATGTATGCTTTGGTTCAGCAGAGACAAAGGGATGTTGAATTTCGAGAGTCCACTAACGAACAGAGACAGCG GCTGGTGTCTGACATATCGAGATTAGAAGCTAAAGTTGAGAGGCTTGAGGGGCAGTTACAAGTGAAGGATAGGGAGATAGCAACAATGACACGAACG GAAGCTAAAGCTACAGCATCTTTTAAGGCCCAAATTGAGAAGCTACAGCAGGAGCGAGATGAGTTTCAGAGGATGGTCATTGGCAATCAG CAAGTTAGGACTCAACAAATGCATgagatgaagaaaaaagaaaaggagtaCATAAAGTTGCAG GAGAGGCTAAACCAAGTGTTGATGGAGAAAAAGAAGGAATCTAGATCAGGCATGGAGATAATGAATTTGCTTCAG AAAGAAGGGAGGCAGCGTGGAACATGGAATGGAAAGAAGGCTGAtaatgattttcacaaaaagaTT GTGGATGCTTATGAGGCAAAAAATCAAGAACTAATGGCAGAGAATTCCGATTTAAAGGCATTATTACGATCCATGCAG GTTGATATGCGCGATTTCATAAATGCTCCAAATGGGCTCTCCAAGCAGTCCCGGGATGTAAATGAACGAGTTGAAACTGACCACACTCTGTCTCCACTGGGTGGGAGGACG GATGTCTTTGACTTGCCTTTTCACATGGCTAGAGATCAAATAGAAGAAAATCTTCGAAATAAGATGGCTTCCATAAAG GAGCGCATGGTTCAATTGCAAGATGCACAAAAAGAAGCAGAGGTTACATCGGAAGTAACCGAGAGGGAGCTTGAGCTTGAAGCTCAACTTGTTGAGGCGAGGAGCATAATCCAAGAGCAG GCATCCATAATGTCTAAACAATTGGCTAAGTCCGAGAGGCCAAG GGGGTAA